In Sphaeramia orbicularis chromosome 14, fSphaOr1.1, whole genome shotgun sequence, the following are encoded in one genomic region:
- the ywhag1 gene encoding 14-3-3 protein gamma-1, whose protein sequence is MVDREQLVQKARLAEQAERYDDMAAAMKSVTELNEALSNEERNLLSVAYKNVVGARRSSWRVISSIEQKTSADGNEKKIEMVRAYREKIEKELEAVCQDVLNLLDNFLIKNCNETQHESKVFYLKMKGDYYRYLAEVATGEKRAAVVESSEKSYNEAHEISKEHMQPTHPIRLGLALNYSVFYYEIQNAPEQACHLAKTAFDDAIAELDTLNEDSYKDSTLIMQLLRDNLTLWTSDQQDDEGGEGNN, encoded by the exons ATGGTAGACCGCGAACAACTGGTGCAGAAAGCCCGGCTGGCCGAGCAGGCGGAGCGGTACGACGACATGGCAGCTGCCATGAAATCG GTCACAGAACTGAATGAAGCACTATCCAACGAGGAGAGGAACCTGCTCTCTGTGGCCTATAAGAACGTGGTGGGGGCGCGGCGTTCATCCTGGCGCGTCATCTCCAGCATCGAGCAGAAGACGTCAGCTGATGGCAACGAGAAGAAGATCGAGATGGTCCGGGCCTACCGGGAAAAGATCGAGAAGGAGCTGGAGGCCGTTTGCCAGGACGTGCTCAACCTCCTCGACAACTTCCTGATCAAGAACTGCAACGAAACGCAGCACGAGAGCAAAGTGTTCTACCTGAAGATGAAGGGCGACTACTACCGCTACCTGGCCGAGGTGGCCACGGGTGAGAAGAGAGCCGCGGTGGTGGAGTCGTCCGAGAAGTCCTACAACGAGGCCCACGAGATCAGCAAGGAGCACATGCAGCCCACCCACCCCATCCGCCTGGGCCTGGCTCTCAACTACTCCGTCTTCTATTACGAGATCCAGAACGCCCCTGAGCAGGCGTGCCACCTGGCCAAGACCGCCTTCGACGACGCCATCGCCGAGCTGGACACCCTCAATGAGGACTCCTACAAAGACTCCACTCTGATCATGCAGCTGCTACGAGACAACTTGACGCTGTGGACGAGCGACCAGCAGGATGATGAGGGAGGAGAGGGCAACAACTAG